The Acidobacteriota bacterium genome contains the following window.
ATCCGGGCACCGTCGAAGGCGAGACGCTCGAAACGCCCTACGCCGAGACCTTCAGCGTCGTCGAACGGGACGGTTATCGCATCGTCGACATCGAGGCGTCCGTCGTCACCTGGGGCGGAGCGGCGGGCGGACCGCCGCAACGCGCCCGTCTCGTGCTGGTCCCGAGGGGCCTGGAGCCGCCGACCCTGACGGGAGATCTGGCGGACGCCACGTTGATTCGAACCCCCGTCCAGCGGATCGCCGTCAACGATCAACCGCATGAGGCCATGCTGCGCGCGCTCGGGGTCGAGGACCGGATCGTCGCCGTCGGCGGGCACAACAGCTACGACGATGACCTGCGCCGCATGGCCCGGTCGGGTCGCATCCAGCAGATCGGCTATGGCTGGCACATGCCGCCGACGCTCGATGCACTGGTGGCGGCGGAGCCGGAGGTGCTGGTCGCGCGCATGGCCGACCTGACGCACACCCAGCACATGGAGCGCGTCGAGTCGCTCGGCATTCCGTTCGTGCCGACCTTCATCGATGCGGAGCCGCACTACATGGGCCGTGTCGCGTGGGTGCTTCTGATGGGCCTGCTGACCGGGAAGGAGGCCGAAGCCGATGCGTTCGTGCAGATGGTCGCCGAGGAGATCGACCGCCTGAAGGCCGTCGCCGAGGAACAGCCGCGGCGGTCGGTTCTCTGGGCCTGGTACAAGAGCGCCGGCAATCG
Protein-coding sequences here:
- a CDS encoding ABC transporter substrate-binding protein, which gives rise to MTGRTPIGAIVRPFVLFRHARLADVRGAPSRLTAVVLAVGLAACGPGIPDDPGTVEGETLETPYAETFSVVERDGYRIVDIEASVVTWGGAAGGPPQRARLVLVPRGLEPPTLTGDLADATLIRTPVQRIAVNDQPHEAMLRALGVEDRIVAVGGHNSYDDDLRRMARSGRIQQIGYGWHMPPTLDALVAAEPEVLVARMADLTHTQHMERVESLGIPFVPTFIDAEPHYMGRVAWVLLMGLLTGKEAEADAFVQMVAEEIDRLKAVAEEQPRRSVLWAWYKSAGNRWAVTQRNAIAALIRDANAELVLGADDDPELDTFSELSTERLLRDATGADCWMIRDPLSAVFDDRAVLSRFKAYRDDCVFWEQGKRHPDADTWELWEMGAIRPDWQLADIMKMLHPELRDGEWRYLVPETWEADHVGAGLH